One Stigmatopora argus isolate UIUO_Sarg chromosome 20, RoL_Sarg_1.0, whole genome shotgun sequence genomic region harbors:
- the LOC144065995 gene encoding uncharacterized protein LOC144065995, translated as MASPSEFTCGKRPAKFHEENSTFCKIMHAKVVLHRLEGFREYLGPDGKESVGLKKELELPQIKEEGPEFPQQQMRDERLPIKKEDDVTWSFGEFLKMEVELGVTSRGAEPAHTLTLPQIKEEEPEFPQQQIKKEEEDVTVSTGEPFKSEVYLGVTSRGAEPAHTLTLPQIKEEEPEFPQQQIKKEEEDVTVSTGEPFKSEDYLGVAGRGAETPNGSSAEGQADNLFAPLSDTEDLLYDNEGLKDGKLWKCSQCGKTFGKKSTLKTHMRSHTGEKPLSCTVCGKRFTQKGTLKRHTRTHSGEKPFSCSLCGQTFTRKYHLISHARTHTGDKPFSCSVCGKRFTEKGTLKRHKRTHSGEKPFSCSVCRQTFTQKGHLTIHARTHTGEKPFSCSVCGKAFSHKQVLRRHTRTHTGEKQFSCSVCGKAFSHKQVLRRHTRTHTGEKPFACSVCGKRFTEKGSLKIHTRTHC; from the exons atggcgtctccatcagaatttacgtgtgggaaaagaccagcaaagttccacgaggaaaactcgacattttgcaaaataatgcatgcaaaagttgtccttcacagactagaag gtttcagagaatatcttggtcctgatgggaaagagtctgttggccttaaaaaggaacttgagctcccccaaattaaagaggaggggccagagttccctcaacaacaaatgagagacgagcgacttccaatcaagaaggaagatgatgtcacctggtcatttggtgaattcctgaagatgGAAGTGGagctgggcgtgaccagcagaggggcggagcctgcacacaccttaacgttaccccaaattaaagaggaggagccagagttccctcaacagcaaatcaaaaaggaggaagaagatgtcaccgtgtcaactggtgagcctttcaagagtgaagtgtatctgggcgtgaccagcagaggggcggagcctgcacacaccttaacattaccccaaattaaagaggaggagccagagttccctcaacagcaaatcaaaaaggaggaagaagatgtcaccgtgtcaactggtgagcctttcaagagtgaagattatctgggcgtggccggcagaggggcggagactccgaacggcagctcagcagaagggcaagcagacaatttatttgctccgttatcagataccgaagacttgctttatgacaatgaaggtcttaaggacggcaaactctggaaatgctctcagtgtggaaaaacctttgggaaaaagtctactttgaaaacacatatgaggagccacactggggagaaacccttatcatgtacagtttgtggtaaaagatttacacagaagggaaccttaaaaaggcacacaagaacccactctggtgaaaaaccattttcgtgttcactttgtggtcaaacattcacacggaagtatcacttaattagtcatgcaagaacacacacaggtgacaaaccattttcatgctcagtttgtggtaaaagatttacagagaagggaaccttaaaaaggcacaaaagAACCCactctggtgaaaaaccattttcgtgttcagtttgtcgtcaaacattcacacagaagggacacttaacaattcatgcaagaacccacactggtgaaaaaccattttcgtgttcagtttgcggtaaagccttttctcataagcaagttttacgaagacacacaagaacccacactggtgaaaaacaattttcgtgttcagtttgcggtaaagccttttctcataagcaagttttacgaagacacacaagaacacacacaggtgaaaaaccatttgcttgctcagtttgtggtaaaagatttacagagaaaggaagcttaaaaatacacacaagaacacactgttag
- the LOC144066156 gene encoding uncharacterized protein LOC144066156 produces MIGGARVPSQQIKKEEEDVTVSTGEPFKSEDDLGVAGRGAETPNGTSAEGQADNLIAPLTESEDLLYDNEGLKDGKLWKCSQCGKTFGKKSTLKTHMRSHTGEKPISCTVYGKTFTNKGNLNIHARTHTGDKPFSCSVCGQRFTEKGNLKIHSRIHTGEKPLSCTVCGKTFTHTGNLNIHAKTHTGEKPFSCSVCGKTFTHKRYLKIHTRTHTGEKPFSCSVCGQRFTQKRDLNSHARTHTGDKPFSCSVCCKAFSQQQHLNNHARIHTGENTFSCSVCGKRFTENGSLKRHTRIHTGEKPFSCSVCGQGFTDKGHLKTHTRTHTGEKPFSCSVCGKAFSQQQHLKRHTRTHTGEKPFSCSVCGQRFTQNSCKNTHR; encoded by the exons atgat aggaggagccagagttccctcacagcaaatcaaaaaggaggaagaagatgtcactgtgtcaactggtgagcctttcaagagtgaagatgatctgggcgtggccggcagaggggcggagactccgaacggcacctcagcagaagggcaagcagacaatttaattgctccgttaacagaaagcgaagacttgctttatgacaatgaaggtcttaaggacggcaaactctggaaatgctctcaatgtggaaaaacctttgggaaaaagtctactttgaaaacacatatgaggagccacactggggagaaacccatatcatgtacagtttatggtaaaacatttacaaacaagggaaacttaaatattcatgcaagaacacacacaggtgacaaaccattttcgtgttcagtttgtggtcaaagatttacagagaagggaaacttaaaaatacactcaagaatccacactggggagaaacccttatcatgtacagtttgtggtaaaacatttacacacacgggaaacttaaatattcatgcaaaaacccacactggtgaaaaaccattttcgtgttcagtttgtggtaaaacatttacacacaagagatacttaaaaatacacacaagaacccacacaggtgaaaaaccattttcatgttcagtttgtggtcaaagattcacacagaagagagacttaaatagtcatgcaagaacacacacaggtgacaaaccattttcgtgttcagtttgctgtaaagccttttctcaacagcaacacttaaataatcatgcaagaatacacacaggtgaaaatacattttcgtgttcagtttgtggtaaaagatttacagagaatggaagcttaaaaaggcacacaagaatccacactggtgaaaaaccattttcgtgttcagtttgtggtcaaggattcacagacaagggacacttaaaaacccacacaagaacccacactggtgaaaaaccattttcgtgttcagtttgcggtaaagccttttctcaacagcaacacttaaaaaggcacacaagaacacacacgggtgaaaaaccattttcgtgttcagtttgtggtcaaagattcacacagaattcatgcaagaacacacacaggtga
- the LOC144065997 gene encoding uncharacterized protein LOC144065997: MASPSEFTCGKRAAKFHEENSTFCKIIHAKVVLHRIEGFREYLRPDGKESVGLKKELELPQIKEEEPEFPQQQMRDERLPIKKEEDDVTWSLGENLKREEDLRVTSRGAEPAHTLKLPQIKEEEPEFPQQQIKKEKEDVTVSTGEPFKSEDDLGVADRGAETPNGSSAEGQADNLIAPLSESEDLLYDNEGLKDGKLWKCSQCGKTFGKKSTLKTHMRSHTWEKPLSCTVCGKTFTHKRNLNIHGRTHTDEKQFSCSVCGQRFTEKGHLKTHTRTHTGEKPFSCSVCGKAFSQQAHLKAHTRTHTGEKPFSCSVCGQRFTQKGHLNRHEIIHTGEKQFSCSVCGKRFTQKGNLKIHTRTHTGEKPFLCSVCGQAFADKRILRCHMRTHTGEKPFSCSICGQAFSQTHQLKSHTRTHTDDPPS; the protein is encoded by the exons atggcgtctccatcagaatttacgtgtgggaaaagagcagcaaagttccacgaggaaaactcgacattttgcaaaataatccatgcaaaagttgtccttcacagaatagaag gtttcagagaatatcttcgtcctgatgggaaagagtctgttggccttaaaaaggaacttgagctcccacaaattaaagaggaggagccagagttccctcaacaacaaatgagagacgagcgacttccaatcaagaaggaggaagatgatgtcacctggtcacttggtgaaaacctgaagagggaagaggatctgcgcgtgaccagcagaggggcggagcctgcacacaccttaaagttaccccaaattaaagaggaggagccagagttccctcaacagcaaatcaagaaggagaaagaagatgtcactgtgtcaactggtgagcctttcaagagtgaagatgatctgggcgtggccgacagaggggcggagactccgaacggcagctcagcagaagggcaagcagacaatttaattgctccgttatcagaaagcgaagacttgctttatgacaatgaaggtcttaaggacggcaaactctggaaatgctctcagtgtggaaaaacctttgggaaaaagtctactttgaaaactcacatgaggagccacacttgggagaaacccttatcatgtacagtttgtggtaaaacatttacacacaagagaaacttaaatattcatggaagaacacacactgatgaaaaacaattttcgtgttcagtttgcggtcaaagatttacagagaagggacacttaaaaacgcacacaagaacccacactggtgaaaaaccattttcgtgttcagtttgcggtaaagccttttctcaacaggcacacttaaaagcgcacacaagaacacacacaggtgaaaaaccattttcatgttcagtttgtggtcaaagatttacacagaagggacacttaaataggcaCGAAataatccacacaggtgaaaaacaattttcgtgctcagtttgtggtaaaagatttacacagaagggaaacttaaaaatacacacaagaacccacactggtgaaaaaccatttttgtgttcagtttgtggtcaagcattcgcaGATAAGCGAATCTTACGATGCCATatgagaacccacactggtgaaaaacccttttcttgCTCGATTTGTGGTCAAGCTTTCTCTCAAACGCACcagttaaaaagccacacaagaacccacactgatgACCCGCCCAGTTaa